A window from Opitutia bacterium ISCC 52 encodes these proteins:
- the sufC gene encoding Fe-S cluster assembly ATPase SufC, whose translation MSALEIENLNVSIHEKQILNGLSLSLPKGEVHAIMGPNGTGKSTLAKALAGHKDYEITGGSATMNGEDILELEIDEVARAGLFLAFQYPVEIPGVSIANFIRAALNSRQEEDIDAVAYYKSLYAEMENLGIDRKFTSRSVNEGFSGGEKKRCEILQMAMLKPEFCILDETDSGLDVDALKVVAEGVNQMRGEDRGILVITHYQRLLNYIVPDKVHIMMDGRIVKSGDKSLALEVEERGYDWIKEEIAAGV comes from the coding sequence ATGAGCGCATTAGAAATTGAAAACCTGAACGTTAGCATCCACGAGAAGCAGATCCTCAATGGATTAAGCCTCTCACTCCCTAAAGGCGAAGTACACGCCATTATGGGTCCTAACGGCACTGGAAAATCAACGCTCGCCAAGGCATTGGCCGGTCATAAGGACTACGAAATCACCGGAGGTTCAGCTACCATGAATGGTGAAGACATCCTGGAACTCGAGATTGACGAAGTGGCTCGTGCGGGGCTTTTCCTAGCCTTCCAATATCCTGTGGAAATTCCCGGTGTGTCTATCGCCAACTTTATTCGCGCTGCTTTAAACTCACGCCAGGAAGAAGATATTGATGCGGTTGCGTATTATAAATCCCTCTACGCGGAAATGGAAAACCTCGGAATTGATCGCAAGTTTACCAGCCGCTCGGTCAACGAAGGCTTCTCGGGTGGAGAAAAGAAGCGTTGCGAAATCTTGCAAATGGCGATGCTGAAGCCGGAGTTCTGTATTCTCGACGAAACCGATTCGGGTCTAGACGTGGATGCACTCAAAGTGGTTGCCGAGGGAGTTAACCAAATGCGAGGTGAAGACCGTGGCATTCTGGTAATCACTCACTACCAGCGCTTACTCAACTACATCGTACCCGACAAGGTCCACATCATGATGGACGGCCGCATCGTTAAGAGCGGCGATA
- a CDS encoding transcriptional repressor: MQIPEENQQTLIQALDKLGLRSTRQREVVYSVVGTAKDHPTADEIFARSRQQMPTISLATVYNCLETLLECELIRQVNFERESTRYEPNLKPHAHFYCDKTGKVMDVYLPDEFFNRLTELLPESTSVSSVELNFRGKLPQTTEAHQN; encoded by the coding sequence ATGCAAATACCTGAAGAAAATCAACAGACTTTAATCCAAGCATTGGACAAACTAGGCCTCCGCTCTACCCGGCAGCGAGAGGTCGTCTATTCTGTGGTAGGAACGGCAAAAGATCACCCCACGGCGGATGAAATTTTCGCCCGTAGTCGGCAGCAAATGCCCACTATTTCACTCGCTACGGTATATAATTGCCTGGAAACCCTTCTAGAGTGTGAATTGATCCGGCAGGTTAATTTCGAGCGAGAATCAACCCGCTATGAGCCTAACCTAAAGCCACACGCTCACTTTTACTGCGATAAGACGGGAAAAGTAATGGACGTGTATCTTCCAGACGAGTTTTTCAACCGACTCACTGAGCTACTCCCAGAATCCACCTCTGTATCCAGTGTTGAACTAAATTTCCGTGGAAAACTTCCGCAAACAACAGAAGCCCACCAAAACTAA